Proteins from a genomic interval of Zonotrichia albicollis isolate bZonAlb1 chromosome 18, bZonAlb1.hap1, whole genome shotgun sequence:
- the SBNO1 gene encoding protein strawberry notch homolog 1, protein MVEPGQDLLLAALSESGISPNDLFDIDSPDVVLANPAPTPAVQQSVPLSALELGLDTEAAAAVKQEPEAVSTPALLNVRQPPSTTTFVLNQINQLPTLGTTIVVTKTTPVTTSRQTITVAKIIQTSTSTRPSVAAPAVRNALTTAPSKEQIQLKDLLKNNSLNELMKLKPPPNIAQPVATAATDLSNGAVKKEASTKEVARIWINDIKMRSFSPTVKVPAVKEEEEPEEEDEEEMGHAETYAEYMPIKLKIGLRHPDPVVETSSLSSVTPPDVWYQTSISEETIDSGWLSALQLEAITYAAQQHETFLPNGDRAGFLIGDGAGVGKGRTIAGIIYENYLLGRKRAVWFSVSNDLKYDAERDLRDIGAKNILVHSLNKFKYGKISSKHNGSVKKGVIFATYSSLIGESQSGGKYKTRLKQLLHWCGEDFDGVIVFDECHKAKNLCPVGSSKPTKTGLAVLELQNKLPKARVVYASATGASEPRNMAYMNRLGIWGEGTPFREFSDFIQAVERRGVGAMEIVAMDMKLRGMYIARQLSFSGVTFKIDEVLLSQEYVKMYNKSVKLWVSARERFQQAADLIDAEQRMKKSMWGQFWSAHQRFFKYLCIASKVKRVVQLAREEIKNGKCVVIGLQSTGEARTLEALEEGGGELNDFVSTAKGVFQSLIEKHFPAPDRKKLFSLLGIDLTAQSNNNSPRDSPCKENKVKKRKGEEISREAKKARKTGGLAGSSSDESESESDASDNEESDNESSKFLSSGDDDDFNPFRDESSEDDEDDPWLIRKEHKKNKEKKKKKSIDPDSIQSALLASGLGSKRPSCFTSTVGTTTSSTNTSANSNTNSSFVTSQDAVERAQQMKKELLDKLEKLAEDLPPNTLDELIDELGGPENVAEMTGRKGRVVSNDDGSISYESRSELDVPVEILNITEKQRFMDGDKNIAIISEAASSGISLQADRRAKNQRRRVHMTLELPWSADRAIQQFGRTHRSNQVTAPEYVFLISELAGEQRFASIVAKRLESLGALTHGDRRATETRDLSRFNFDNKYGRNALEIVMKSIVNLDSPMVSPPPDFPGDFFKDVRQGLIGVGLINVEDRSGILTLDKDYNNIGKFLNRILGMEVHQQNALFQYFSDTLNAVIQNAKKNGRYDMGILDLGSGDEKVRKADVKKFLTPGYSTSGHVELYTISVERGMSWDEATKIWAEQTGPDDGFYLSLQIRNNKKTAILVKEVNPKKKLFLIYRPNTGKQLKLETCADLKKKYKKVPSEDALPHWLEQYNSSADTCTHAYWRGNCKKAGLGLVCEVGLRCRTYYVLCGSVLSVWTKVEGVLASVSGTNVKMQIVRLRTEDGQRIVGLIIPANCVSPLVNLLSTSDQSQQLAVQQQQIWQQHHPQSITNLNNA, encoded by the exons atggTGGAGCCAGGACAAGATCTGTTGCTTGCTGCTTTGAGTGAGAGTGGAATCAGTCCAAATGATCTCTTTGATATTGACTCTCCAGATGTGGTTCTTGCAAATCCAGCACCAACTCCAGCTGTTCAGCAG TCGGTGCCGCTCAGcgccctggagctggggctggacactgaggctgcagctgctgtcaaACAGGAACCAGAGGCTGTCTCCACTCCAGCCCTGTTAAATGTTCGG CAACCACCATCCACCACAACCTTTGTGCTGAATCAAATAAATCAGCTCCCGACCCTGGGGACGACCATCGTGGTGACAAAGACGACGCCGGTGACGACCTCGCGGCAGACGATCACTGTAGCAAAGATCATCCAGACCAGCACAAGCACCCGGCCCTCGGTGGCAGCACCAGCAGTTCGCAATGCCTTGACCACTGCACCTTCCAAGGAGCAGATTCAGCTGAAAGATCTGCTCAAGAACAACAGTCTTAATGAACTCATGAAACTGAAGCCACCTCCTAATATTGCCCAACCAGTAGCGACAGCAGCGA CTGACCTAAGCAACGGTGCAGTGAAGAAGGAGGCTTCCACAAAAGAGGTAGCAAGGATATGGATAAATGACATTAAAATGAGAAGTTTTTCACCAACTGTG AAAGTGCCAGCAGTAAAAGAAGAGGAGGAACCtgaggaggaagatgaagaagaaatgggCCATGCAGAGACCTATGCTGAATATATGCCAATAAAAT TAAAAATTGGTCTACGTCACCCTGACCCAGTGGTGGAAACCAGCTCCTTATCCAGTGTGACTCCTCCTGATGTGTGGTACCAGACATCAATATCAGAGGAAACCATTGACAGTGGCTGGTTGTCAGCTTTGCAGCTGGAAGCAATCACTTATGCAGCCCAG CAACATGAAACATTCCTGCCCAATGGAGACAGAGCTGGATTCTTGATAGGTGATGGTGCTGGTGTAGGAAAAGGAAGGACCATAGCTGGAATAATCTATGAAAATTACTTGTTAGGCAGAAAAAGAGCAGTCTG GTTTAGCGTGTCCAATGATCTGAAATACGATGCTGAGAGAGATTTGAGAGATATTGGAGCAAAAAACATATTGGTGCATTCATTAAACAAG TTCAAGTATGGGAAGATTTCTTCCAAACATAATGGAAGTGTGAAGAAAGGTGTCATCTTTGCTACCTATTCCTCTCTGATTGGGGAAAGTCAGTCTGGTGGTAAATACAAAACCAGATTAAAGCAGCTCCTTCACTGGTGTGGTGAAGACTTCGATGGAGTT ATTGTATTTGACGAGTGTCATAAAGCAAAGAATCTGTGTCCTGTTGGTTcatcaaaaccaacaaaaacaggTCTGGCTGTATTGGAACTTCAAAATAAACTTCCAAAAGCCAGGGTTGTTTATGCCAGTGCCACAG GTGCATCTGAGCCAAGGAACATGGCATATATGAACCGTCTTGGAATATGGGGTGAAGGAACTCCATTTAGGGAATTCAGTGATTTTATTCAGGCTGTTGAAAGAAG AGGTGTTGGTGCCATGGAAATAGTTGCTATGGATATGAAGCTGAGAGGAATGTACATAGCCAGACAGTTGAGTTTTTCAGGTGTAACTTTCAAAATCGACGAAGTTCTGCTCTCACAGGAATATGTTAAAATGTACAATAAATCTGTGAAACTG TGGGTCAGTGCTCGAGAGAGGTTTCAGCAGGCGGCCGATCTCATCGATGCCGAGCAGCGCATGAAGAAATCCATGTGGGGTCAGTTCTGGTCAGCTCACCAGAGGTTTTTCAAGTACCTTTGCATAGCCTCAAAGGTGAAGAGGGTGGTGCAGCTGGCTCGGGAGGAAATCAAGAATGGCAAA TGCGTTGTCATTGGCCTGCAGTCGACAGGAGAAGCCAGAACATTGGAAGCATTGGAGGAAGGTGGTGGGGAACTGAATGACTTTGTTTCTACAGCAAA AGGAGTATTCCAGTCTCTTATTGAGAAGCACTTTCCAGCTCCTGACAGGAAGAAGCTGTTCAGTTTGTTGGGAATTGACCTGACTGCTCAAAGTAATAACAATTCACCCCGGGACAGCCCTTGCAAGGAGAACAAAGTAAAGAAACGAAAAG GTGAAGAAATAAGCAGAGAAGCCAAAAAAGCCCGCAAAACAGGAGGCcttgcagggagcagctctgatgAGAGTGAGAGTGAGTCTGATGCTTCAGACAACGAAGAAAGTGACAATGAGAGCTCCAAATTTTTGAGTTCTGGAGATGATGATGACTTCAACCCCTTCAGAGATGAATCCAGTGAAGATGATGAAGATG ATCCCTGGTTGATTAGAAAAGagcataaaaaaaataaagaaaagaagaagaagaaaagcataGACCCAGATTCTATTCAAAGTGCCTTACTAGCCTCTGGTCTGGGATCCAAACGACCCAGCTGCTTCACTTCCACTGTTGGAACCACCACTTCCAGTACCAACACGTCTG CAAACAGTAACACAAACAGCAGCTTTGTAACGAGTCAGGATGCTGTTGAAAGGGCCcaacaaatgaaaaaagaacTGCTGGATAAACTGGAAAAGCTGGCTGAAGATCTTCCACCTAATACACTGGATGAGCTTATAGATGAACTGGGTGGTCCTGAAAATGTTGCAGAG ATGACGGGCCGCAAGGGCAGGGTGGTGAGCAACGACGACGGCAGCATCTCCTACGAGTCACGCTCTGAGCTGGACGTGCCCGTGGAAATCCTCAACATCACAGAGAAGCAGAGGTTCATGGATGGAGATAAG AACATTGCCATCATCTCAGAGGCTGCCAGCTCTGGTATCTCGCTGCAGGCAGACCGCAGGGCCAAGAACCAGAGGCGGAGGGTGCACATgaccctggagctgccctggagcGCCGACAGAGCAATCCAGCAGTTTG GAAGAACTCATAGATCCAACCAAGTGACTGCTCCAGAGTATGTGTTCCTCATTTCTGAACTGGCAGGAGAGCAAAGATTTGCATCTATAGTTGCAAAAAGACTGGAGAGTTTG GGAGCCCTGACCCACGGAGACAGACGGGCCACAGAAACTCGAGACCTCAGCAGATTCAATTTTGACAACAAG TATGgcagaaatgctctggagaTCGTTATGAAATCCATTGTGAACTTGGACTCCCCAATGGTCTCACCTCCTCCTGATTTTCCTGGAGACTTCTTCAAAG ATGTTCGTCAAGGATTGATTGGTGTAGGCTTGATAAATGTGGAGGACAGATCTGGAATTCTGACCCTTGATAAAG ATTACAACAATATAGGGAAATTTCTGAATCGAATTCTCGGCATGGAAGTCCATCAGCAGAATGCTTTGTTCCAGTACTTCTCTGACACGTTAAATGCAGTTATTCAAAATGCTAAAAAGAATGGCAGATATGACATGGGCATCTTAG ATCTGGGCTCTGGGGATGAGAAGGTGAGGAAGGCAGATGTGAAGAAGTTTTTAACTCCTGGATATTCTACCTCTGGACATGTCGAGCTGTACACA ATCAGTGTGGAGAGAGGAATGTCTTGGGATGAAGCAACAAAGATCTGGGCAGAACAAACAGGTCCAGATGATGGATTTTATTTATCACTACAG ataagAAATAACAAGAAAACAGCAATTCTAGTAAAAGAAGTGAATCCTAAAAAGAAGCTTTTTTTGATATACAGACCAAATACTGGGAAACAACTCAAACTAGAAACATGTGCAGAcctgaaaaagaaatataagaAG GTACCTTCTGAGGATGCTCTGCCGCACTGGCTGGAGCAGTACAACTCCTCTGCAGACACCTGCACCCACGCCTACTG GAGAGGGAACTGCAAGAAGGCAGGCCTGGGGCTGGTGTGTGAGGTGGGGCTGCGCTGCAGAACCTACTACGTGCTGTGTGGCTCCGTGCTGAGCGTGTGGACAAAGGTGGAGGGAGTGCTGGCCTCGGTCAGCGGCACCAACGTCAAAATGCAAATCGTGCGCCTGAGGACAGAGGATGGGCAGAGGATCGTAG GTTTGATCATTCCTGCAAATTGTGTGTCGCCCCTCGTGAACCTCCTGTCGACGTCGGACCAGTCGCAGCagctggcagtgcagcagcagcagatctggcagcagcaccacccCCAGAGCATCACCAACCTCAACAACGCGTGA